The sequence CATATGCTACTTTAAATACCCCGTGATATGTGTTTTCCCCATCTATTTCCCCAAAATAGGTTCCCACTCCGAGATACACGCCGTGGACCACATTGCTCCTATCATTAAATTCAATATAGTTGTCATCTTCCTGGGTTTGCCCCCAAGAAAAACAGCTAAAAAGCAGTATTGGAAGTAGTAATTTCTTTTGTAACATTTGTCTTGTATAGGTTATCGCATTAAAGACAATCATAATTGTAAAAGGTTGCATGTTTATTACTTTTTTTTCAAATTATTTTTCAATTTGATCTATCCTTAACATTTAATCGGTGAGCACAATCACTCCTTTTATTCCGTTTATTGAGAAATCTCCATGTGTTCCAGAGCCATATGTGGCAGTTATATCCCTAATCTTTTTACCGGCATTGGTCACATTGGTTTTAATATCAGTAAAAGACTTGGGAACTCTTAAAAGTCCCTGTTCCAATGTTGCACTAAAATCAAATGACAGACCAGAAATGTTCATGTTTATATCTGAGGACTCTTGAACAATGTTTATTTCTGGGTTGGGTTTAAGGAAGTGGTGAATTTCCACTTCAGCGATTCTAAGCGTCAAAAACATTTCATCACTTATATTGTTAATATCTACATTAGAAAATTTAAAATCGCCCCTAAGACTTCCAATTTTAAACAAGTTCACCTCATCTTTACTTGAATACAGTTCTAAGTTTGACACTTCATCCAGTTTTATCTCGCTCCCACTACTTATAATTTTCAACTTCTGGGCATTTTCTATATCAATACCGCCATTGCTCATTTTAATGTTCCCGTAGCCTATTTTTCCACAATTCAATTTTCCAAAACGCATATCAATTTTTGCGGTTGATATATCCTCATTGATCCATATGTCACCATGTTGCACATCCGCTTCCAAATCTCCATTCCAATTGCCAATAATTACATCCCCAAATTTGTTTGTAATATTTAATTCTGCATTTACGGGCATGTATACCTCATAATCTATTTGGATATTAGATTTGTCAAAATCGAAAGGATTCGCTTTGTTAAAATATCTGGAAAATACGCTGGAACTTCTGTCCATAATTTCAGAAGTTACTCGAATAAAATCTCCGGCCATTGTCACCTTTGGACGAATTCTATCCAGTAATTTCTTCGCATTTTCATCCTTTCTATGGGTTACTTTTATAGCTATGGACACCTTTAACTCATCTTTGTCCCACCCATTGACAACGACATCACCATACTTATTTTCTATTTGTACGGTTCCTGAAGTTGGAAGGTCATAGCTTTTTGTCCACTGTTTAGAACGCTCACTCTGAGCCATTGCAACACTGGCAAAGCAAAACAGTAGTGCCAGGAGAACTGTGTTTTTATAAAATATACCCTTCATAATCCGTTTCATTTTTAGAAGCATTGATCTGTTTAAGTAAATTCTCAATCAGTTCAATACGTTTTTTATAATTGTTTACAATGGCTTCCAATACCAGCTCATTGTCCAAATTGTTCTGCATTTCCAATCTTAACTGTTCATATTCATCATCTAGTTCATCCATAAAGGATAAAAATTCTTCTTTGTCTTCAGCAGCTAGCGTAGGATGGTTTTTTACCAATTGTACCTGTTGAAAGACCAAGTTTTTATAGTACATGTCAATATCCAACAGTTCCTCGTTTGCGTAACCTCCATCCATTTGAGAAACTGGATTACTTACCATTAAAAAGGTTGTTAAGGATAACCCCATTAAAAGAATAATAGAGGCAGCAACTCTAAGTTTTCGGGACTTCCATAAAGGAATAACCTTAATCTTGTCATCCTCTTCCAGTTGAGAAGCAATTCCTTCCCAAAGCTTATTCTTATCCACTTTGTGGACATTAAAAGCTTCTCTATTTTCTTTAATATGTTTTTCAAAATTGTCCATTACAATTCATTTACAATTTGAATTAGTTTCTTTTTTGCTCTATGGTACTGCGACTTGGAGGTTGAGGTTGATATTCCCAATATTTCTCCAATTTCCACATGGTCATAACCTTCTATCAAGTACAGGGTAATTATCTGTTTATACCCTTCTGGTAACTGACCCAATCCTATTTTTATCTTTTCAATCTCAAAATCTTGTGTTCCTTCGTTTTCATTTTCCTCTATAGGTTCACCTTCGTTTTCCAAAGAGGATAACAACAAGCGTTTTGTTTTTAGATGATTGATGCTTTTATTGATTACAATTCGTTTTAACCAAGCTCCAAAAGTGCTTTCGAATCTAAACGAGTCCATTTTTTTGAATGCCTCAACAAAGCTCTCTTGCAATACATCTTCAGCGTCCTCCCTTATGGTCAATAATCGCATGGCAGTATTGAACATAGCATCCACGTACAGCCCATACAACTGGTACTGGGCACTCCGGTTCCCTTGTTTGCTCTGTTCTACCAAAGCTTGATGCGTAAAACGTACGTTTGCTTCCAAAAATTCTGGACGGTTATTCAATGACAGCTAAAAATAATCCTTATTCATCTATTCCAAAGACAATTCAAAAAACTAAGGGTTGCATTAAAGCCTATTTTAAATAAAAAAACCTTCAACTTGAGTTGAAGGCCTTGTATCAATACTTTTTTTTAGAAGCTATTATTCCAGTTTTACAATGATAAATTCTGACCTACGATTAACGTCATGTTCTTCATTGGTACACTTAATCCCATTGCCACATTGGTTCAACAATAATTTCTCTCCATAACCGATGGCGCTTTCCAGTCTATTTGCCTCAATACCTTGAGAAATAATGTAACTTCCAGTGGCTTTTGCCCTTTTGTCCGATAGAGTTTCATTGTAACGATCACTACCTCTTGAATCTGTATGTGCTTCTATCTTGATTACCATTTTTGGATACTCCTTCATCACCTCAACAATCTTGTTCAATTCTTGTGCCGCATCTGGACGAATATCTGCTTTGTTCAAATCAAAATAAATATTGTCAATTTTAATTTTAAGCACTCCGTTTTCACGAACAATCAACTTATTGAGCTCCTTCTTAATTTCTAAAGGAACAGTATTCATATAATCTTTCTTGTTGCTTGTCTCAAATGTTTTTTCATTAGGTAAAAAGCCCTGTTTACTTATTTTGATGTTATACTCAACTTCACAATCCAAAACAATATCGAAACTGAATGCTCCATAAGGATCTGTAATCGTTTTTCCTACGGAAGTCCCATCCGCTGAAACAAGTTCAACGTTTACGTTTACAATAGGCTGCGCATTAACTTTTCTGATGACACTGCCTCTTACAGTTTGCTCACATGCTTCTTCCAAGCGTTGAAACGAATATATATCATCATCACCCTTACCTCCTTCTCTATTGGAAGAGAAATACCCTCTATCCGTTGCTTCGTTTACAATATATGCGAAGTCATCCCTATTGCTGTTTAACGGTTTTCCTAAATTGTTCGGTGTTCCAGATCCATTTTGCCCCAATTCACTTTCAAAAATATCTAAACCTCCTAGGCCCAAGTGACCGTCTGAGGCAAAGTAGAGTTTTTCTGCTGTTACATATGGAAACATTTCCCTACCGCTTGTATTAATAGTCGGCCCTAAATTTCTTGGTTGCGAAAAACTACCATCTTGGTTAAGTTCAACAACAAAAATATCCGTACCCCCAATGCTTCCCGGCATATCGGAAACAAAGAAAAGGAATCGTCCATCTGGACTTAAAGCGGGCTGGCCTACTGAATATTCTTCACTATTGAATGAAACTTCGGTTGCCGCTGTCCATTCCCCTCCTTGAAGTTGGGAAGTATACATTTTTAAATGGTTGGTCCCTTCACTATCTCTGCCCAAGGTCTGGTTAGAGTAATTATTTCGCGTAAAATACATCACATTTCCCTCTGGGATAAAAGTTGCAACAGCTTCATGATACCTGGTATTCAGTATTTCTGAAAATGGGACAACATCTGTCAAATCCGACCCATGGTCATTGGTGTCTGCCATGAAAAAATCTAAATAAGGTTGTTTGTTCCATTCATAAACTCTGGTTTCAAACCTTAGCGAATCTCTACTCGAGGAAAAAACAATTTTATCTTTATAATACATAGTTCCAAAATCTGCTACAGGTGTGTTAATGGCCAAATTGGAAATATAAAATTGAGGCTGTCTATTCAACAACTCATCCAATGCTTCATCATTGTTTTTTAACTGTTCTACTTCAAAATCCGATGTATCCAATTTTTGGGTGTAAATCTTCATAATGGCCTTTGCCAGTTTGTAATTACCAACTCCTTTTAACGCATGAACATACCTAAAGGCATGTTCGGGTTTAAGTACATTTTCGTATTTGGAAAACAAAACACCATACCATTTAGCTGCATTTTCCATGTCTGTATTGAAAAAATAGGCATCTCCCAAACGTTGCAAAACGTGTTGCGAGTCATCCCCTTTTTGAACAATACTTTCATATTGATTTGCTGCCCTTACATATAGCAAATTGTCAAAATTGGTATCAGCGTCATTATACTTTAATTGGGCTTGCACAATGCATCCCACAAGTGAAAAAAGTATGACTATGTTGGTTTTTATAGTTTTCATCTTAGTAAAATCTTGGGGATTTAAGTCTTTTTTCCACAGTTTTAAACTCGTATCGTAAGAATATTTCATGTGTGCCACTGGTATAGCTTCTTAAATCTGATGTAGTTAAATCGTAGGCATACCCTACACTTAAATCTGGGGATATTTGAAGGCCCAAAAGCGCGGAAAAAGAATCATCCCATCGATAAGCCAAACCAGCCGTAAAAGTTTCCATTAGCATAACATTCGCAGAAATATCTGCAATAATCGGTGCTCCAGGAACCCATTTTACAAAAAAGGCAGGCTTAAATTTAACATCGGGGGTTAAATCAATAATCCTACCACCTATTAAAAAATAATGTAGTCTTTCAGAGGCTATTTCTTGTTCTTGTCCATCATAATGATCTTCTGAGAAAAAATTAGGTACGGCAAGTCCTAGATAACTTTTGGCCGTATGATAATAAATACCAGCTCCAATAGTCGGGAAAAATTTGTTTTCAATATTGTTTTGAAAAGCAACATCTGGGTTTTCCACCAATCCTTTGGAAAAATCCACATTAAAAAGTCTTCCTCCTCCTTTAAGACCAAAAGAAAGTTTGCTGTCATTTTCGTCCAGTTTTATTGTGTAGGAAACATTTGCGTCTACAAAGGCCTCGGAAGATGGACCCAAAGCATCATGGGAAAGTACCAATCCCAATCCAACATTATTGCCCATTGGGCCATCAATGGCCAAAACCTGAGAAGTAGGTGCTCCATTTACTCCAACCCATTGAGAACGATGCATTAAAAGCGCGGTAAGGTGTCCGCGAGAACCTGCGTATGCCGGGTTTACACTTAACGTATTGTACATATACTGTGTAAACTGCGGATCTTGCTGTGCAGAAACCATAAAGCTTCCCAACAGTAAGGTAATTAAACAGGTATATAATTGCTTTTTCATTCGTTGTATTTTTTGACGTTTCTGACACCCATTTCTACTATCGATTTATGTACAACCAATCCGTTCTTGGCTCAGAGCCGTCTCCAAGGTCCAGCACATAATAGTATGTGCCTACCGGCAATAAATCTCCTTTCTGCACAGTGGCACGGCCATTGGAGGTACCATCCCAATCATTACCGTAGGAGCGTTGTTCATATACAATGTTGCCCCATCGGTTATATACCTGTAACACATTGTTGGGGTATCTAGAAATACAATCAATTTTAAAGAACTCATTAACACCATCTCCGTTTGGTGAAAACTCGTTATAAATAGTTAAACAAGAAGGTTCAACAGAGGCTTGGTCAGAATCGTTTGCCGTGCTAGTATCCAATTGATCAACAAAGGCCAAGCTTGCCGTGTTCACATAATCATTTATATCCAAAACTTCAACCGTAAGTTGTAGGTTGGCTGTTTCCAAGACATCTAAATCTTCTATTTCCCAAAAACCTGAAATCTCATCATAAACACCAATTGAAGCTTGTGAAGTAACCAATCTGAAACCTGAAGGCAATTGCTCTTCAACACCAATATTGGTTGCTACCAAATTGCCCTGATTGGTTACCGTAATGGTGAACACAACCTGGTCTCCAATGTTAGGAGAATTATTGTCCACTGTTTTTGTGACAGCAATATCTGTAGTTTGTGGAGTTACAAAAGCAATAGCCTCGTCATCATCGTCCAATCCATCTGAAAGGTCATCTACATCAATCCCTTGATTTGGATTACTATTCGGATCGGATAAATCACTTGCAGATATAGTTGCTACGTTTAAATATTCATCTGTAATTCCTGTCGGTGTGTTTACCGTAGTTAACATTACCAAGGTTTCTGTGCTTTGATTTAAAATTGTACCATTAATATTCCATATTCCTGTATTAGAGTCATAGATTCCAGCTGTGGTGATATGAGATTGATATGTATAGCCGGACGGCAACAAATCAGTAATCACTACTCCTGTTGCATCACTTGATCCATTATTGTTCACATTTAAAGTGAACTCAACCACATCGCCAACATTTGGTGTTGGGTCGTCCACAACTTTGGTCAATGATAAATCTGCAAGTCCATCTGGAATTGGGACAATAGTGTCTTGGTCATCCTCGGCACTTAATTTGTTATTGGGTGTTGAATCTGGATCATAGGTGTCCAATGCAATCAACTCGGCACTATTTCTATACGCTCCAAAGGGCAATACCTCTGCTATAATAGTCAATGTTTCAGCTATCCCATCAGGCATTGTGGAGATTGCCCAAATTCCGGTAATCTCATCAAATGTTCCTGCAGAAGTGGCTGTCGAAACTAAATTATATCCAGAAGCTAAGACATCCTCAATCACTAAACCAGTAGCGGTATTAGGGCCAGAATTCATGACAGTAATGGTGAATTCAATTTGATTTCCCACAAACGGATTAAGATTATCTGCTGTCTTTGTTACAGAAATATCACTTACAAATCTTGGGGTTGTCGATTGCTCGTCCTGATCATCTTCCGAAGCAATATTGTTTCCTGGAGTTGAGTCAGGATCTAACTGTGTTGACGCTGTTATTTCTGCACTATATGTATAATCTCCAGATGTGTTGACCTGGGCAGTAATGTTTAAATCGATTTGATTTCCATTTGAAATGGTTCCCAGATTCCACAATCCGCTTATCGCATCATAGGTTCCGCCTGAATCATCTGATATATAAATATATCCTGATGGAAGCGCGTTCGAGATTACAACTCCGGATGCATCACTAAGACCATCATTGGTGACCGAAACCGTAAAAGTTACATTGGATCCAACATCCGGAAATTCATTACCTACGGTTAAATCCAAAGACAAATCTGACGACGGAATTGGGGTAGTACCTGCAGTATCCAAATCGTTTTCAAAAATATTGTTGTTGTTTGGGGTAGAGTTGGGGTCCAAGTTACTTGAAGAAAAAACCTCAGCGACATTAAAATAATCTCCAGTAGGATTCACAGTAGCTATAATATTCATGGTTTCCGTTGTTCCATTTGGAATAAGCCCATTCAATTCCCAAATACCTGTTGCAGGAATATAAACTCCCGCAGTTCTATTATTGGACACATAAGTATACCCTGTTGGCAACAAATCTAAAATCTCAACTCCCGTTACGTCACTTGGGCCATTGTTGGTTATGCTGATATTAAAAATGACTTCTTCCCCAACCAATGGACTAAGAATATCGACAGATTTGCGTAGCAAAAGATCTGATACCAAAACCGGAACGGGTGCAATGGTCTGTTGGTCATCTTCTGTGCTATCGTTATTAGCAGGTTCAGAATCGATATCTACTTCTGTTAGGCCTGTCAACTCTGCCACATTCGTATAATCCCCACTTGAAAGTACGTTGGCCGTGATCAAAATATTTTCTGAAGTTCCATTAACCAAGTTGCCTATTGCCCAAGAACCATTTAAATCATCATATACTCCATTGGATGCAACTGCATTGACAAATCCATAGCCGGATGCAAGAATATCGGTCACCACCACGTTGGTGGCATCGCTTGGACCATCATTACTTACAGTTACAGTAAATATTATAGGATCACCCACATTTGGGGTTAAATCATCGGCAGTTTTTGTAACGGAAATGTCAACCAATGGGGTTGGATTCACTGAAACCTCATCTTGATCATCTTCCACTAATAGACCGTTATTTGGTGATGAATCGATGTCCGATTGATCATGACCAATAACCTCAGCCACATTGTTGTAATTCCCTGTTGGGTTTACTAATGCAGTAATATTCAAAGTAGCTGAGCTACCTGATGCCAAGCTTCCTACATTCCAAAGTCCATTTATATCATTATAATTCAGGCCATCGTCATCTGAAACATACGTAAATCCCGATGGTAAAAGATCCGAAACCTGAACTGTAGTGGCATCGCTGGGCCCATCATTGGTCACCGTGAGTGTAAAGATCACATTGGAACCCACGAAAGGGTTTATTTCATCAACAATCTTAACCAAGGAAAGGTCTATTGCGGGTACTGGTGTCACCGAAATCTCATCCAGATCATCTTCTGATGAAACCCCATTTGCGGGCGTCGAGTCAATATCATAGGCATCCGAAGCTATTACTTGTGAGGTATTGGTATACAGGCCCGAAGGGTTTACCAACACATCAATAACCAATGTTGTTGAATTTCCATTTAAAAGAGTACCCAATTGCCAAATACCTGTAGTTTCGTCATAGACTCCTGAGGTGGCATTGTAATCTACAAAGTCGAACCCAGAAAGTAATTGATCCACAACCTCCACATTGGTCGCATCATCAGGTCCATCATTGGTAACGGTTATTTCAAAACTTATTTCTTCTCCAACACTGGGTGTAAGGTTATTGCTGATTTCAACTTTTGTTAAGGCCAAATCTGCCTGTATCGGAGCTGCTGTAATCGCATCTTCATCATCTTCGCTTTGATTTCCGGTATCGTTGTTCGGCGTACTGTCCAAATCAGATTGACCCGATAGTGTTACTTCCGCAACTTGGGTAAACTCCCCGGACGCACCTGTAGGTGTTTGAACGGTTGTATTAAAACTTAACGTCATTGTATTGATTCCCAATGGAATCGCCAATCCTGTCCAAGTTATGGTTCTTGTTCCAAAGCTATATGTTCCTCCATTGTTTATTGCAGAAATGCTTTCGTACCCAATAGGAACAATGTTCTCTATAGATACTCCGGTTGCATCAATGTCTCCCAAATTGCTCAAATTAATGGTAAACGTGACAACATCTCCTACATCAGGGGTCAAATCGCTTGCAAGCACATCCAACTCCAAATCAACTCCCAAAACTGATATTCCAACGGTATCTGAAGCTGGCGTACATAAACCATCCGATACGGTCCATTCAAAAACATAATCTCCTGCCGTGGTTCCAAATACTTCCGTGTTTTCATCATTAACGTTATCAAAAGTTGCCACACTGGGACCGGAAACCTGTGTCCATGTTCCAGTACCTACACCTGGTGTATCAGCACTCAAAAAAACCGGAACTCCTTGGTTTAAGGTTTGGTTAGAACCAGCCTCCGAGGTACATTGCCCATATCCCATTTGAAACGAAAAGAGTACGTACAAAAAAAACAGAAGAAGATTTCTCTCTTTTTTGTGGGTTAGAGGTATGTTCATAGGCAAAAATGAGGTTGATTGCGGAGTATATCTATACTCAAACATATCTACTACTATCGATTTAAAGGAAAATATGTTGTATTACATCGATCATTTGTTGTGAAACGTCGGATAATCGATGAAAGCGTTATTCAATCTTTAACATTTCACACTTAACACCAGCTACAATTACACCTAAACAAGGGA is a genomic window of Flagellimonas sp. CMM7 containing:
- a CDS encoding OmpA family protein; the protein is MKTIKTNIVILFSLVGCIVQAQLKYNDADTNFDNLLYVRAANQYESIVQKGDDSQHVLQRLGDAYFFNTDMENAAKWYGVLFSKYENVLKPEHAFRYVHALKGVGNYKLAKAIMKIYTQKLDTSDFEVEQLKNNDEALDELLNRQPQFYISNLAINTPVADFGTMYYKDKIVFSSSRDSLRFETRVYEWNKQPYLDFFMADTNDHGSDLTDVVPFSEILNTRYHEAVATFIPEGNVMYFTRNNYSNQTLGRDSEGTNHLKMYTSQLQGGEWTAATEVSFNSEEYSVGQPALSPDGRFLFFVSDMPGSIGGTDIFVVELNQDGSFSQPRNLGPTINTSGREMFPYVTAEKLYFASDGHLGLGGLDIFESELGQNGSGTPNNLGKPLNSNRDDFAYIVNEATDRGYFSSNREGGKGDDDIYSFQRLEEACEQTVRGSVIRKVNAQPIVNVNVELVSADGTSVGKTITDPYGAFSFDIVLDCEVEYNIKISKQGFLPNEKTFETSNKKDYMNTVPLEIKKELNKLIVRENGVLKIKIDNIYFDLNKADIRPDAAQELNKIVEVMKEYPKMVIKIEAHTDSRGSDRYNETLSDKRAKATGSYIISQGIEANRLESAIGYGEKLLLNQCGNGIKCTNEEHDVNRRSEFIIVKLE
- a CDS encoding type IX secretion system membrane protein PorP/SprF, with translation MKKQLYTCLITLLLGSFMVSAQQDPQFTQYMYNTLSVNPAYAGSRGHLTALLMHRSQWVGVNGAPTSQVLAIDGPMGNNVGLGLVLSHDALGPSSEAFVDANVSYTIKLDENDSKLSFGLKGGGRLFNVDFSKGLVENPDVAFQNNIENKFFPTIGAGIYYHTAKSYLGLAVPNFFSEDHYDGQEQEIASERLHYFLIGGRIIDLTPDVKFKPAFFVKWVPGAPIIADISANVMLMETFTAGLAYRWDDSFSALLGLQISPDLSVGYAYDLTTSDLRSYTSGTHEIFLRYEFKTVEKRLKSPRFY
- a CDS encoding gliding motility-associated C-terminal domain-containing protein, with product MNIPLTHKKERNLLLFFLYVLFSFQMGYGQCTSEAGSNQTLNQGVPVFLSADTPGVGTGTWTQVSGPSVATFDNVNDENTEVFGTTAGDYVFEWTVSDGLCTPASDTVGISVLGVDLELDVLASDLTPDVGDVVTFTINLSNLGDIDATGVSIENIVPIGYESISAINNGGTYSFGTRTITWTGLAIPLGINTMTLSFNTTVQTPTGASGEFTQVAEVTLSGQSDLDSTPNNDTGNQSEDDEDAITAAPIQADLALTKVEISNNLTPSVGEEISFEITVTNDGPDDATNVEVVDQLLSGFDFVDYNATSGVYDETTGIWQLGTLLNGNSTTLVIDVLVNPSGLYTNTSQVIASDAYDIDSTPANGVSSEDDLDEISVTPVPAIDLSLVKIVDEINPFVGSNVIFTLTVTNDGPSDATTVQVSDLLPSGFTYVSDDDGLNYNDINGLWNVGSLASGSSATLNITALVNPTGNYNNVAEVIGHDQSDIDSSPNNGLLVEDDQDEVSVNPTPLVDISVTKTADDLTPNVGDPIIFTVTVSNDGPSDATNVVVTDILASGYGFVNAVASNGVYDDLNGSWAIGNLVNGTSENILITANVLSSGDYTNVAELTGLTEVDIDSEPANNDSTEDDQQTIAPVPVLVSDLLLRKSVDILSPLVGEEVIFNISITNNGPSDVTGVEILDLLPTGYTYVSNNRTAGVYIPATGIWELNGLIPNGTTETMNIIATVNPTGDYFNVAEVFSSSNLDPNSTPNNNNIFENDLDTAGTTPIPSSDLSLDLTVGNEFPDVGSNVTFTVSVTNDGLSDASGVVISNALPSGYIYISDDSGGTYDAISGLWNLGTISNGNQIDLNITAQVNTSGDYTYSAEITASTQLDPDSTPGNNIASEDDQDEQSTTPRFVSDISVTKTADNLNPFVGNQIEFTITVMNSGPNTATGLVIEDVLASGYNLVSTATSAGTFDEITGIWAISTMPDGIAETLTIIAEVLPFGAYRNSAELIALDTYDPDSTPNNKLSAEDDQDTIVPIPDGLADLSLTKVVDDPTPNVGDVVEFTLNVNNNGSSDATGVVITDLLPSGYTYQSHITTAGIYDSNTGIWNINGTILNQSTETLVMLTTVNTPTGITDEYLNVATISASDLSDPNSNPNQGIDVDDLSDGLDDDDEAIAFVTPQTTDIAVTKTVDNNSPNIGDQVVFTITVTNQGNLVATNIGVEEQLPSGFRLVTSQASIGVYDEISGFWEIEDLDVLETANLQLTVEVLDINDYVNTASLAFVDQLDTSTANDSDQASVEPSCLTIYNEFSPNGDGVNEFFKIDCISRYPNNVLQVYNRWGNIVYEQRSYGNDWDGTSNGRATVQKGDLLPVGTYYYVLDLGDGSEPRTDWLYINR
- a CDS encoding RNA polymerase sigma factor, translated to MEANVRFTHQALVEQSKQGNRSAQYQLYGLYVDAMFNTAMRLLTIREDAEDVLQESFVEAFKKMDSFRFESTFGAWLKRIVINKSINHLKTKRLLLSSLENEGEPIEENENEGTQDFEIEKIKIGLGQLPEGYKQIITLYLIEGYDHVEIGEILGISTSTSKSQYHRAKKKLIQIVNEL